GATTATTTGAATATGCCTGTAGATGAAAACCATCAGCGTTCTTTAGAAACCTATTACGACAATAGAGCTTATGTTGGTGCGCCTCCCAGTATTCCGCATCCTGTTAAAGAAGAACGTAGTTTTGGAGGAAACACATGTATTCAATGCCATCAAAACGGTGGATTTGTAGCTAAGTTTAATGCCTATGCTCCTGTGACACCGCATCCAGAAATGGTTAATTGTCGGCAATGCCACGTCACTAAAAACACTACCAATACGTTTACTGATGTTGTTAGTGCCGCTTCGCAAAGTACAGGTTTTGTAAAAGTGGCTGCTCCAAAAGTAGGCAAAGGTGCAAATAATGCCATGCCTGGAAGTCCGCCTATGATGCCCCATACCTTACAGATGAGAGAAAATTGTATTTCTTGTCATGCTGGGCCAAGCGCTCCAAAAGAAATTAGAGTGTCACATCCTGAACGAATTAATTGCAGACAATGCCATTTACCTATAACACCAGCACAATCTACTGTAGATGCCAGCACTTTTTTAAGACAATTCGATGAACTTAATGAAAAATAGAACTCTAAAATATTATGCTATTCTAATGCTTGTAGTAAGTTTCATTTCCTGCAAAGGAGAAGAAGAATATCATTCTATTACCGATAAAATAGATGCAAAACAAACACCTTACCATGGTAAAATTAGTTCTGAAGAGTTATTAAACGGAACTGAGTTGATATCA
The genomic region above belongs to Maribacter hydrothermalis and contains:
- a CDS encoding multiheme c-type cytochrome; this encodes MRKRLGIISFFVIIFIAFIVVWNYSYQQGQEEAYIPLIETPTGNFIPSEKGVFNRFDSSGMDYLNMPVDENHQRSLETYYDNRAYVGAPPSIPHPVKEERSFGGNTCIQCHQNGGFVAKFNAYAPVTPHPEMVNCRQCHVTKNTTNTFTDVVSAASQSTGFVKVAAPKVGKGANNAMPGSPPMMPHTLQMRENCISCHAGPSAPKEIRVSHPERINCRQCHLPITPAQSTVDASTFLRQFDELNEK